In one Nodosilinea sp. FACHB-141 genomic region, the following are encoded:
- a CDS encoding M23 family metallopeptidase produces MEPNQDTPLLSRRSLLAATAAGSLAVLLSRPAQAYEVVLNPTAPELGDTISVIVTPRDPAATTPPKVTVNDSLEYPTFPISGNRFRALVPTSPLNPPGRMVIRVIGTEETRNLAVGLKNRNFPTQRITLSPSQSDLGTQHEFDRVAAFKNIVSPERYWNGPLVRPNEGRTSTQYGVRRYYNGVFAQDYYHRGLDYASPTGSPVVAPAAGRIALVGRLADGFELHGNTVGIDHGQGVLSIMIHLSRIDVSEGAMVQPGQVVGAVGNTGAATGPHLHWGLYVHGVCVDPTPWRDRGFE; encoded by the coding sequence ATGGAGCCGAACCAAGATACTCCTTTGCTGAGCCGGCGATCGCTGTTGGCCGCCACTGCTGCTGGCTCACTGGCCGTGCTGCTGAGTCGCCCGGCCCAGGCCTACGAGGTGGTGCTCAACCCCACGGCTCCAGAGCTGGGCGACACCATCTCCGTCATTGTCACTCCCAGAGATCCGGCTGCTACGACACCCCCTAAGGTGACGGTCAACGATAGCCTTGAGTACCCTACCTTTCCCATCAGCGGCAATCGGTTTCGGGCGCTAGTGCCCACCAGCCCGCTGAATCCTCCTGGTCGCATGGTGATTCGGGTGATCGGCACAGAAGAGACCCGCAACCTGGCAGTGGGGCTCAAAAATCGCAACTTCCCCACCCAGCGCATTACCCTGTCGCCTAGCCAGAGCGACCTGGGCACTCAGCACGAGTTCGACCGAGTTGCGGCATTTAAGAATATCGTCAGCCCCGAGCGCTACTGGAATGGGCCGTTAGTGCGACCCAACGAGGGCCGCACTAGCACCCAGTACGGCGTGCGCCGCTACTACAATGGCGTCTTTGCCCAAGACTACTACCACCGGGGCCTTGACTACGCCTCTCCCACTGGCTCGCCTGTGGTGGCTCCCGCTGCCGGACGGATTGCCCTAGTGGGACGGTTAGCGGACGGATTTGAGCTGCACGGCAACACCGTGGGCATCGACCACGGTCAGGGGGTGCTGAGCATCATGATTCACCTTAGCCGTATCGATGTTAGCGAAGGGGCCATGGTGCAGCCAGGGCAGGTTGTTGGAGCTGTGGGCAACACTGGCGCAGCTACCGGACCACACCTGCACTGGGGGCTGTATGTCCACGGGGTGTGTGTAGACCCAACTCCGTGGCGCGATCGTGGGTTTGAGTAG
- the ureE gene encoding urease accessory protein UreE, translating into MLTVNRILSPDRAAPVVATLSLTASDRAKSRHRFAADDGTAVYLNLPRGTVLRGGDLLGGNAETVIRIVAKPEPVVVVKAHSSFDLMRAAYHLGNRHISLELAPDSLKLEPDPVLEAMLQQLGNLELTTATLPFEPEAGAYRTAAPSPYGHSHDHN; encoded by the coding sequence TTGCTGACTGTCAATCGTATACTGTCCCCCGATAGGGCCGCCCCTGTAGTAGCCACCCTGTCACTGACGGCGAGCGATCGCGCCAAATCGCGCCACCGCTTCGCCGCAGACGATGGCACCGCCGTCTATCTCAACCTGCCGCGCGGCACCGTACTGCGCGGGGGCGATTTGCTCGGAGGCAATGCTGAGACAGTCATTCGCATTGTGGCTAAGCCAGAGCCGGTGGTAGTCGTCAAGGCCCACTCCAGCTTTGACCTAATGCGGGCGGCCTACCATCTGGGCAACCGCCACATTTCGTTAGAGCTAGCCCCAGACAGCCTCAAGCTAGAGCCTGACCCCGTGCTCGAAGCCATGCTGCAACAGCTGGGTAACTTAGAACTCACCACCGCCACCCTGCCCTTTGAGCCTGAGGCTGGGGCCTATCGCACTGCTGCCCCTAGCCCCTACGGCCACAGCCATGACCACAACTAA
- a CDS encoding peroxiredoxin-like family protein — MNNSSSSYEILAQTQRQRVSDGETVPLMRGCEGSAQTLVLVWPQLGDFDSLEYAWWLQRETDTLRQRGIAVRAVSIGDRASGQKFCDYTGFPAASLFVDQIAALHRELGLYQGLTLNLPGLQPGPAAWLNLMLMCAGIASPGTLREVLRGYTGDRRAPQLIGDDEVVKAGPLPPLTGKAFAIVGGSGFQRPIELATLRLRNMTEVLSNWSTYVPNAAYLTQRGGTFLFDGQGNLLYEHRDRGVLGFAATMANPLAFLDDLAPVVNIS; from the coding sequence ATGAACAATTCCAGTAGCAGCTACGAAATCTTGGCTCAAACCCAGCGGCAGCGGGTGAGCGATGGAGAAACGGTGCCTTTGATGAGGGGCTGTGAGGGATCGGCTCAAACTTTGGTGCTGGTGTGGCCTCAGCTAGGCGACTTCGATAGCTTAGAGTATGCCTGGTGGCTGCAGCGAGAGACCGATACCCTGCGCCAGCGGGGTATCGCCGTGCGGGCTGTGAGCATCGGCGATCGCGCCTCCGGCCAAAAATTCTGTGACTATACCGGCTTTCCTGCTGCATCTCTGTTTGTCGATCAAATTGCTGCCCTGCACCGCGAGCTGGGCCTATATCAGGGGCTTACCCTCAACCTGCCGGGCTTGCAGCCTGGACCAGCCGCCTGGCTGAATTTGATGCTGATGTGTGCGGGTATTGCCAGCCCAGGGACGCTGAGGGAAGTGCTGCGGGGCTATACGGGCGATCGCCGCGCCCCTCAGCTCATCGGTGACGACGAAGTGGTCAAAGCCGGACCACTGCCGCCGCTGACCGGCAAAGCTTTCGCTATTGTTGGAGGCAGCGGCTTTCAGCGACCCATAGAACTGGCCACTCTGCGCCTGCGCAACATGACTGAGGTACTGAGTAACTGGAGCACCTACGTGCCCAACGCTGCCTACCTCACCCAGCGAGGTGGCACCTTTTTGTTTGATGGACAGGGAAATTTGCTGTACGAACACCGCGATCGCGGCGTTCTCGGCTTTGCCGCTACCATGGCCAACCCCCTCGCCTTTTTGGACGACCTAGCTCCCGTGGTGAATATTTCCTAG
- a CDS encoding hemolysin family protein: protein MSDIAFKSVFIFLLIVANGVFSGSEIALVSARKARLEHQARRGNAKARLALRLANNPNDFLSTAQIGITLIGILSGALGGATVAANLSQILNQVPVLAPYSDVLGLAIVVGLITYLSLVVGELVPKRIALSYPEAIACQVAGPMKSLSRLATPFVVLLGMSTSFLVNLMGLKERPDAAITEEELRLLIDQGTEAGTFEVAEQEMMGRVLQLGDRPIRSIMTPRTDIEWLDVDASFTEHSELVMQSAHSHFPVCKNSIDDCVGVVSLKALLPNYRSQNAEPTTLLSLVQPPLFVAESTYVLKVLELFKASGTHFAMVLDEYGGVEGLVTLNDVVEAIVGDLPSLEDAEDPMMTQRDDGSWLLDGLLPVDDLKDLLNREELSEDEDNYHTLAGFVIRHMGRIPNAGDFFEWEGLRFEVVDMDGRRVDKVLLQNLPPRSESNWGEEDEEMGGRGVRE, encoded by the coding sequence ATGTCCGATATTGCCTTCAAAAGTGTGTTCATTTTTCTGCTGATCGTGGCCAATGGGGTGTTTTCAGGGTCAGAAATCGCCCTAGTGTCGGCTCGCAAGGCTCGCCTAGAACACCAGGCTCGGCGAGGTAACGCCAAGGCACGACTGGCCCTCAGGTTGGCCAACAACCCCAACGATTTTCTATCGACCGCACAGATTGGCATTACGCTGATTGGCATTCTCAGCGGTGCCCTGGGGGGAGCCACAGTGGCCGCCAATCTAAGCCAGATCCTTAATCAGGTGCCCGTTCTCGCTCCCTACAGCGATGTGCTCGGTTTGGCGATCGTGGTAGGGCTAATTACTTATCTATCGCTGGTGGTGGGCGAACTGGTGCCGAAGCGCATTGCCCTCAGCTATCCCGAGGCCATTGCCTGCCAGGTGGCTGGCCCCATGAAGAGTCTGTCTCGACTAGCGACTCCTTTTGTGGTGCTGCTGGGTATGTCAACTAGTTTTCTCGTCAACCTCATGGGGCTCAAGGAACGCCCTGACGCGGCTATCACTGAAGAAGAACTGCGCTTGCTGATCGACCAGGGCACCGAAGCTGGCACCTTTGAGGTAGCCGAACAAGAAATGATGGGGCGGGTGCTGCAACTGGGCGATCGCCCGATTCGCTCGATCATGACCCCCCGCACCGACATTGAGTGGCTGGATGTAGACGCCTCCTTCACCGAACACAGCGAGCTGGTAATGCAGAGTGCCCACTCCCACTTTCCGGTGTGCAAGAACAGCATCGACGACTGCGTGGGGGTGGTGTCTCTTAAGGCCCTGCTGCCCAACTACCGCAGTCAAAACGCCGAGCCAACGACGTTGCTTAGCCTGGTACAACCGCCTCTGTTTGTGGCTGAGAGCACCTATGTGCTCAAGGTGCTAGAGCTGTTTAAAGCCTCGGGTACCCACTTTGCCATGGTGCTCGACGAGTACGGCGGCGTCGAGGGGCTAGTCACCCTTAACGACGTGGTAGAGGCGATCGTGGGCGATCTACCTTCTCTAGAAGATGCCGAAGACCCGATGATGACCCAGCGGGATGACGGCTCCTGGCTGCTCGACGGACTACTGCCAGTAGATGACCTAAAAGACCTGCTCAACCGCGAAGAACTGAGCGAAGACGAAGACAATTACCACACCCTGGCGGGCTTTGTCATTCGGCACATGGGTCGCATTCCCAATGCCGGTGACTTTTTTGAATGGGAAGGGCTGCGGTTTGAGGTTGTCGATATGGACGGTCGCCGAGTGGACAAGGTGCTGCTGCAAAACTTGCCACCGCGATCGGAGTCGAACTGGGGGGAGGAGGACGAAGAGATGGGGGGTAGGGGAGTGAGGGAGTAA
- a CDS encoding DUF1622 domain-containing protein, with amino-acid sequence MVEPLEQLLEEIVLLTTFCLEAISVLCVVVGLFKTALLAARLIQRHRGDEFPFNQVRLRFGLWLALALEFQLGADILSTTVAPTTQDLIKLALIAVIRTFLNYFLGREMATEMALVKEQRQLDKDVTE; translated from the coding sequence GTGGTTGAGCCTTTAGAGCAGCTGCTAGAAGAGATTGTCCTCCTCACCACGTTTTGTTTAGAGGCAATTTCGGTGCTGTGCGTCGTGGTCGGGCTGTTTAAAACGGCCCTTCTAGCCGCCCGTCTGATCCAGCGGCACCGGGGCGACGAGTTTCCTTTCAATCAGGTGCGGCTGAGGTTTGGGCTATGGCTAGCCCTCGCCCTAGAGTTTCAGCTAGGGGCCGACATCCTCTCTACCACCGTGGCTCCCACCACCCAAGACCTGATCAAACTGGCCCTGATTGCCGTCATCCGCACCTTCTTGAACTACTTTTTAGGCCGAGAAATGGCTACCGAAATGGCCTTGGTGAAGGAGCAGCGGCAGTTGGACAAGGACGTGACGGAGTAG
- a CDS encoding urease accessory protein UreF, translated as MTTTKAQALLRLLQLTSPALPVGAYSYSEGLETLVEQGVIATSNDMLHWLTQELTYGLVVLDSAAVGLVHSAAAQAGLRAQPGEATTEAIAQLNHQLSALRDSEETRQQSWDMGRALVRMGTHLHPDLKPWFSAAGSPCNFAVAFALVAARWEIDALSAVLGYLHSWAANLVTSAVKLIPLGQTVGQEMLLELYPLLEETCDRAIATQALDELSLSSWGTSLATMQHEVLYTRLFRS; from the coding sequence ATGACCACAACTAAGGCCCAAGCCCTGCTGCGGCTGTTACAGCTCACCAGCCCAGCCTTGCCGGTGGGGGCCTACAGCTATTCTGAAGGGCTAGAGACCCTGGTTGAGCAAGGGGTGATTGCGACTTCGAACGACATGCTGCACTGGCTTACCCAAGAGCTGACCTACGGCTTGGTCGTTCTTGACAGTGCCGCTGTGGGGTTAGTTCATAGTGCTGCCGCTCAAGCTGGTTTGAGGGCTCAACCGGGAGAGGCCACTACCGAGGCGATCGCCCAGCTCAACCACCAGCTCTCGGCCCTGCGCGACAGCGAAGAAACCCGCCAGCAGAGCTGGGATATGGGCCGCGCCCTGGTGCGTATGGGCACCCATCTACACCCCGATCTCAAACCCTGGTTTAGTGCAGCGGGCAGCCCCTGTAACTTTGCCGTGGCCTTTGCCCTAGTGGCGGCCCGGTGGGAGATTGATGCTCTGTCGGCGGTGCTGGGCTATCTGCACAGCTGGGCTGCCAATCTGGTGACCAGTGCGGTCAAGCTGATTCCCCTAGGGCAGACCGTCGGGCAGGAGATGCTGCTGGAGCTGTACCCATTGCTGGAGGAGACGTGCGATCGCGCGATCGCCACCCAGGCCCTAGACGAACTCTCTCTCAGCAGCTGGGGCACATCGCTGGCCACTATGCAGCACGAAGTTCTTTACACACGTCTGTTCCGAAGTTAG
- the ispG gene encoding (E)-4-hydroxy-3-methylbut-2-enyl-diphosphate synthase encodes MQTLPNPVSQASVSNAFDPFDTTIHRRKTRPVPVGSITIGGGNPVVVQSMINEDTLDIKGSAAAIRRLHEIGCEIVRVTVPSMAHAKALADIRKILEDTYQPVPLVADVHHNGMKIALEVAKHVDKVRINPGLYVFEKPQAGRTGYSQSEFEDIGTKIRETLEPLVVSLRDQGKSMRIGVNHGSLAERMLFTYGDTPEGMVESALEFIRICESLDFRNLVISLKASRVPVMVAAYRLMCHRMDELGMDYPLHLGVTEAGDGEYGRIKSTAGIGTLLAQGIGDTIRVSLTEAPEKEIPVCYSILQALGLRKTMVEYVACPSCGRTLFNLEDVLHEVREATKHLTGLDIAVMGCIVNGPGEMADADYGYVGKTPGYISLYRGRDEIKKVPEDQGVAELINLIKADGRWVEPDAKV; translated from the coding sequence ATGCAAACGCTTCCCAATCCCGTTTCCCAAGCTTCTGTATCTAACGCCTTCGATCCCTTCGACACCACCATTCACCGCCGCAAAACTCGCCCGGTGCCCGTGGGCAGTATCACCATCGGCGGCGGCAACCCGGTGGTGGTGCAGTCGATGATCAACGAAGACACCCTAGATATTAAGGGCTCTGCTGCCGCCATTCGCCGCTTGCATGAGATCGGCTGCGAAATTGTGCGCGTCACCGTGCCCAGCATGGCCCACGCCAAGGCCCTCGCCGACATTCGCAAGATTCTCGAAGACACGTACCAGCCTGTGCCCCTAGTGGCCGATGTGCACCACAACGGCATGAAGATTGCCCTAGAGGTAGCCAAACATGTAGATAAGGTACGCATTAACCCCGGCCTCTACGTGTTTGAAAAGCCCCAGGCAGGCCGCACCGGCTATTCCCAGAGCGAGTTTGAAGACATCGGCACCAAAATTCGCGAAACCCTTGAGCCCCTGGTGGTCTCTCTGCGCGACCAGGGTAAGTCGATGCGCATTGGCGTCAACCACGGGTCGCTGGCCGAGCGCATGCTGTTTACCTACGGCGACACCCCCGAGGGCATGGTGGAGAGCGCCCTAGAGTTTATTCGCATCTGCGAATCCCTCGACTTCCGCAACCTGGTAATTTCGCTCAAGGCCTCGCGCGTGCCGGTGATGGTAGCCGCCTACCGGCTGATGTGCCACCGCATGGATGAGCTGGGCATGGACTACCCCCTGCACCTGGGTGTGACCGAAGCGGGTGATGGCGAGTATGGCCGGATCAAATCCACCGCTGGCATCGGCACCCTGCTAGCCCAGGGCATTGGCGACACCATTCGCGTCTCGCTGACCGAAGCGCCAGAAAAAGAAATTCCCGTGTGCTACAGCATTTTGCAGGCGCTGGGACTGCGCAAAACCATGGTGGAGTATGTGGCCTGCCCCTCCTGCGGTCGCACCCTATTCAACCTCGAAGACGTGCTCCATGAGGTGCGCGAGGCCACCAAACACCTCACCGGGCTGGATATCGCGGTGATGGGTTGCATCGTCAATGGGCCGGGTGAAATGGCCGATGCCGATTACGGCTACGTGGGCAAAACCCCTGGCTACATTTCGCTGTACCGGGGCCGCGACGAGATTAAGAAGGTGCCGGAGGATCAGGGGGTGGCGGAGCTGATCAACCTGATTAAGGCCGATGGGCGCTGGGTAGAGCCAGATGCCAAGGTTTAG